A DNA window from Paenibacillus andongensis contains the following coding sequences:
- a CDS encoding glycoside hydrolase family 88 protein yields the protein MQQVSDGNLSFDIDKLWSDLQTKVDRMMVQIGDKSPHVARGDGIYDNNPTDAWTSGFWPGMLWIMYDMTGKEHYKQAAWHWDRNIEEHFVKPSNLYHDVGFQFLPTAVIKYKLTGDADARRIGLEAANFLAGRFNIAGNFIRAWNTIPGAWHEGNTGWAIIDCMMNLPLLFWASEELKDPRFKHIAMAHAETALKHFIREDGSSCHICCFDPETGEFIREIGGQGYAAGSAWSRGTGWALYGFSAMYRMTGQIRFLDAAKRVAHFFVANLEEDNIPLWDFRVDDREEAPRDTSAAALAASGLIDISKYVPASQAKLYINKAKDILRSLTHNYSTWDQPDHQAILLQGTGHKPLGSNINVSLIYGDYYYLEAIAKLMGWNKNMF from the coding sequence ATGCAGCAAGTTTCAGATGGAAATTTGAGTTTCGACATTGACAAGCTTTGGAGCGATTTGCAAACGAAAGTAGATCGCATGATGGTGCAAATTGGGGATAAAAGCCCGCATGTAGCCCGAGGCGACGGAATTTACGACAATAATCCGACCGACGCATGGACATCGGGCTTCTGGCCCGGCATGTTGTGGATTATGTATGATATGACCGGTAAAGAGCATTACAAGCAAGCGGCATGGCATTGGGACCGGAACATCGAAGAGCATTTCGTGAAGCCGTCGAATTTGTACCATGATGTAGGGTTTCAGTTTTTGCCGACCGCTGTCATTAAATATAAGCTGACTGGCGATGCAGATGCCAGACGGATCGGTCTCGAGGCGGCTAATTTTTTAGCAGGACGGTTTAATATCGCAGGCAACTTCATACGGGCTTGGAATACGATTCCCGGCGCATGGCATGAAGGAAATACCGGATGGGCGATTATTGACTGCATGATGAACCTTCCGCTGCTTTTCTGGGCATCCGAAGAGCTTAAGGATCCACGATTTAAACATATCGCCATGGCTCATGCCGAAACGGCGTTGAAGCATTTTATCCGCGAAGACGGTTCTTCTTGTCATATTTGCTGCTTTGATCCAGAAACGGGTGAATTTATCCGTGAAATTGGCGGTCAAGGCTACGCGGCAGGATCGGCTTGGAGCCGGGGAACAGGCTGGGCGTTGTACGGATTTTCCGCCATGTATCGCATGACAGGCCAAATTCGATTTTTGGATGCGGCGAAGAGGGTGGCCCACTTCTTTGTGGCCAATTTGGAAGAAGACAATATCCCTTTATGGGATTTCCGCGTCGATGACCGGGAGGAGGCACCCCGTGACACATCAGCTGCAGCACTTGCGGCTTCCGGGTTAATCGATATTTCTAAATATGTGCCTGCCTCACAAGCCAAGCTATATATAAATAAGGCTAAGGATATCCTCCGGTCCCTGACGCACAATTATTCCACTTGGGATCAGCCAGACCACCAAGCCATTTTGCTTCAAGGCACGGGGCACAAACCGCTAGGATCTAATATTAACGTATCGTTGATTTATGGTGATTATTATTATTTAGAAGCGATCGCTAAATTAATGGGTTGGAATAAGAACATGTTTTAA
- a CDS encoding extracellular solute-binding protein — protein MSKTKRIASVLLVSAVFSSIFTACSSASPKDSSSVQSSQKDGATTNTTYPIQTDKKLSYWAEMPSTLVGVKPNFAEVPFVQEWQKQTGVKLNFTSPVVNQAKEGLNVMLASGDLPDLIEYNWMQFPGGPEKAINDGYILKLNDLIDKYAPNLKKYLKEHPEIDKMVKTDSGSYYGFPFLRGDDYLRVYQGPVIRKDWLDELGIQAPTTIDEWHDVLKAFKEKKGATAPLSFQSVPRAFEQIYNGAFIGAFGIQRLFYLDNNQVKFGPAQPEYKQFLATFRKWYEEGLLDKNIASTDGKNIDANLASGATGATIGNAGGGIGKWMPLLTAKNPNANLVGVQYPALKKGETPKFGQKDYPYSFQGMVAISAGSKNAELAVRMLDYGYSEQGHMLFNFGTSGVSFSMDNGYPKYTDILFKNPDKLAPSQAFSLYTKANYFGPFVQDKRYIEQYLTIPQQKDAITVWQKTDADKYTLPPITATPEESTELAKTMTDINTLVDEMTLKIILGSDSVDNFDKYVEKMKGLKLDRALQIQQAALDRYNKR, from the coding sequence GTGTCGAAAACAAAACGTATAGCTTCCGTTCTATTAGTAAGCGCTGTGTTTAGCAGCATCTTTACGGCTTGCTCCAGCGCAAGTCCCAAAGATTCGTCTTCCGTACAATCCAGCCAGAAGGATGGCGCAACGACGAATACAACATATCCGATTCAAACAGACAAGAAGCTAAGTTATTGGGCGGAAATGCCAAGCACGTTGGTAGGCGTCAAGCCGAACTTCGCTGAAGTTCCTTTTGTTCAAGAATGGCAAAAGCAAACCGGCGTTAAGCTAAATTTCACTTCACCTGTTGTGAACCAAGCCAAAGAAGGACTCAATGTTATGTTAGCTTCAGGAGATTTGCCGGATTTGATCGAGTATAACTGGATGCAGTTTCCCGGAGGGCCTGAGAAAGCGATTAATGATGGTTACATTCTCAAGCTGAACGATCTAATCGATAAGTATGCACCTAATTTGAAGAAGTATTTAAAGGAACATCCTGAAATAGATAAAATGGTGAAAACCGATTCGGGCAGCTATTATGGGTTCCCGTTCCTCCGCGGGGATGATTACCTTCGCGTTTACCAAGGGCCGGTCATCCGTAAGGATTGGTTGGATGAACTTGGAATTCAAGCTCCGACAACAATCGATGAATGGCATGATGTCCTGAAAGCATTTAAGGAGAAAAAGGGTGCAACAGCTCCGCTTTCCTTCCAAAGTGTCCCTAGGGCGTTCGAGCAAATCTATAATGGCGCTTTTATCGGTGCCTTCGGCATTCAGCGTCTCTTCTATTTAGATAACAACCAAGTGAAGTTCGGACCTGCTCAGCCAGAGTATAAGCAGTTCCTGGCTACGTTCCGTAAGTGGTACGAGGAAGGGTTGTTAGATAAGAACATTGCATCGACGGACGGTAAAAATATTGATGCCAATTTAGCTTCGGGTGCAACAGGAGCCACAATCGGTAACGCAGGCGGTGGGATTGGCAAGTGGATGCCGCTTCTGACAGCAAAGAACCCGAATGCAAACCTTGTCGGCGTTCAGTACCCGGCTTTGAAAAAAGGTGAAACGCCTAAATTTGGCCAAAAAGATTACCCTTATTCCTTCCAAGGGATGGTTGCCATCTCAGCAGGCTCCAAAAATGCCGAGCTTGCCGTAAGAATGCTTGACTACGGATACTCCGAGCAGGGGCATATGCTATTCAACTTCGGTACTTCGGGCGTAAGCTTCAGCATGGACAATGGTTATCCGAAATATACCGATATCTTGTTTAAAAATCCGGATAAGTTAGCGCCGTCGCAAGCGTTCTCGTTGTATACCAAGGCGAACTACTTCGGACCATTCGTTCAAGATAAGCGATACATCGAGCAGTATTTAACGATTCCTCAGCAGAAAGACGCAATTACTGTATGGCAGAAAACGGATGCAGACAAGTATACACTTCCACCGATTACGGCAACCCCGGAAGAAAGCACTGAGCTGGCCAAGACAATGACGGATATTAACACATTAGTCGATGAGATGACACTCAAAATTATTCTTGGAAGCGATTCTGTGGACAATTTTGACAAGTATGTGGAAAAAATGAAGGGCTTGAAGTTAGACCGAGCGCTTCAAATCCAACAGGCGGCATTGGACCGCTATAACAAACGCTAA
- a CDS encoding response regulator codes for MYKLIIADDEDNVREGIRDNLNWQELGFEVVGDFENGQQVLLALEELQPDVVLTDINMPLVDGLEVSRYLFEHYPRTKIIILTGFDEFEYAQQALKLKVHDYILKPNTAEELSHILSKVKADLDDENRKVEDLSKLKQQLRESLPLVRERFLNQLVTGELRESNLEDKLAYLEIGLSGSHYVVGVIDVDDHGELQRFYPESESELLYFAVCNISGEIIARKANGIVFQNNNEKTIVILFGENKETLHCEAVRIFEEINLSVKEYLKFTVSIGVGDLCASLKKIHHSYKRALSALDYRFFLGKNRIIHAGDMEGGSGESIPYDKHWEKKLITGLKSGTQQETENIVEKIIGNLKESYLPMDRCYIHIQQIIVAILDILDELDIRVPMPSSSVSPLTEIYGLKTLDEVEDWLKHYCSRTTNMILETRNNFSKIQALRAEDYIKENYADANLSMDMVCKYLVLSTSYFSLIFKNHTGETFISYLTRIRVEKAKELLKCTDFKTYEIANHIGYTDPHYFNVIFKKATGMTPTLYRKMV; via the coding sequence ATGTATAAACTAATCATTGCAGATGATGAAGATAACGTAAGAGAGGGAATACGGGATAACCTAAACTGGCAGGAGTTGGGATTTGAGGTAGTGGGGGACTTTGAGAATGGTCAGCAGGTGCTCCTAGCCTTAGAAGAACTTCAACCTGATGTCGTATTAACGGATATCAACATGCCTTTGGTAGATGGTTTAGAAGTGTCGCGCTATCTCTTTGAGCATTATCCCCGTACCAAAATTATTATTCTGACAGGTTTCGATGAGTTTGAATATGCGCAGCAAGCCTTGAAGCTGAAGGTGCATGACTATATCTTAAAGCCGAATACGGCGGAAGAATTATCCCACATTCTCTCCAAAGTAAAGGCGGATCTTGATGATGAGAATCGTAAAGTGGAGGATTTAAGCAAGCTTAAGCAGCAGCTTAGAGAGAGTTTGCCGCTCGTCAGAGAGCGATTCTTGAATCAACTGGTTACAGGAGAACTCCGGGAAAGTAATCTTGAGGATAAGCTAGCCTATTTGGAAATTGGGTTATCCGGAAGTCATTATGTCGTCGGTGTAATTGATGTAGACGACCATGGTGAGCTGCAAAGATTTTATCCCGAAAGCGAGAGCGAATTGCTTTATTTTGCAGTATGTAATATAAGCGGGGAAATTATTGCAAGAAAAGCGAATGGAATCGTGTTCCAAAACAATAATGAAAAAACAATTGTCATTCTCTTCGGCGAAAATAAAGAAACGCTTCATTGCGAGGCAGTTCGCATTTTCGAAGAGATCAACCTATCGGTAAAAGAGTATCTGAAGTTTACAGTGTCCATTGGAGTAGGAGATCTATGCGCTTCTCTCAAAAAAATTCATCATTCGTATAAGAGGGCATTATCTGCTCTGGATTATCGATTTTTCCTAGGGAAAAATCGAATTATTCATGCTGGCGATATGGAAGGAGGAAGCGGTGAGAGCATTCCTTACGATAAACATTGGGAAAAAAAGCTCATCACTGGTCTGAAGTCAGGGACGCAGCAGGAGACCGAGAACATCGTTGAGAAAATTATTGGTAATCTTAAGGAATCGTATCTGCCTATGGATCGTTGCTATATCCACATCCAGCAAATTATCGTTGCTATTCTGGATATTTTAGATGAGCTTGATATTCGTGTACCTATGCCTAGCTCCTCTGTAAGCCCATTGACTGAAATATATGGGCTAAAAACGCTGGATGAAGTGGAAGATTGGTTGAAGCATTATTGTTCACGAACCACGAATATGATCCTTGAAACAAGAAACAACTTTAGCAAGATACAAGCTTTGAGGGCGGAAGACTATATTAAAGAGAATTACGCGGATGCAAATTTATCTATGGATATGGTTTGTAAGTATCTGGTTCTAAGCACAAGTTACTTTAGCCTGATCTTTAAAAACCATACCGGCGAAACCTTCATCAGCTATCTAACTCGGATTCGTGTGGAAAAAGCGAAGGAATTGCTGAAATGTACAGATTTTAAGACGTATGAGATCGCAAATCATATCGGCTATACGGACCCTCATTATTTCAATGTCATTTTCAAAAAAGCAACGGGTATGACCCCAACTTTGTATCGCAAAATGGTGTAG
- a CDS encoding zinc-binding alcohol dehydrogenase family protein → MKTILCEEPNRLVMTETERPVLREGEALVKIKRIGICGTDLHAYKGNQPYFTYPRILGHELSGEIVDIQDNETDLTCGDLVTVMPYRYCGTCVACRQGKTNCCTSLNVLGVHEDGGMREYMAVPTNLLLKADGLTPEQAAIVECLCIGAHAVRRASIVPGEYVLVIGAGPIGLGVMKFAKLAGAKVIALDINEDRLDYCKQWVPADYVVGAKNDPAAKIKEITQGDYPTVVLDATGNVSSMEQAAQYVAHTGRLIYVGLVKSRISFDDPDFHKRELSILSSRNATREDFEYVMESIRSGSIDTDSFITHRVDLDHMIDTYESWLKPESGVIKAMVQLD, encoded by the coding sequence ATGAAAACGATTCTTTGTGAAGAACCAAATCGGTTAGTGATGACGGAAACGGAAAGACCGGTTCTGCGGGAAGGTGAGGCGCTAGTTAAAATTAAGCGAATCGGGATTTGCGGTACGGATCTCCATGCTTATAAAGGAAATCAGCCCTATTTCACTTACCCACGAATTCTGGGACATGAGTTGTCGGGGGAGATCGTTGACATCCAAGACAACGAAACGGATTTAACATGCGGGGATCTGGTCACCGTTATGCCTTATCGGTATTGCGGAACCTGTGTAGCTTGCCGGCAAGGAAAAACGAATTGCTGCACCAGCTTGAACGTTCTAGGTGTCCACGAGGACGGAGGGATGCGCGAATATATGGCCGTTCCGACGAACTTACTGCTTAAAGCGGACGGCCTAACGCCGGAACAGGCCGCGATTGTTGAATGCCTTTGTATCGGAGCTCATGCCGTGCGCAGAGCAAGCATTGTGCCAGGCGAATACGTGCTCGTCATCGGTGCAGGACCTATCGGGCTCGGTGTTATGAAATTCGCTAAATTAGCCGGAGCCAAAGTGATTGCTCTCGATATCAATGAGGACCGACTTGACTATTGCAAGCAATGGGTCCCGGCAGATTATGTCGTAGGCGCGAAGAACGACCCCGCAGCGAAGATTAAGGAAATTACGCAGGGCGATTATCCGACGGTAGTTTTGGATGCTACCGGCAATGTATCATCGATGGAGCAAGCAGCGCAATATGTCGCCCACACTGGCCGCTTAATCTATGTGGGGCTTGTCAAATCCAGAATTTCATTCGACGATCCGGACTTCCATAAGCGCGAATTAAGTATTCTCAGCAGCCGTAATGCAACACGTGAAGATTTCGAATATGTTATGGAAAGTATTCGGAGCGGCAGCATAGATACGGATTCCTTTATTACACACCGTGTGGACTTGGATCACATGATCGACACGTACGAGTCTTGGCTGAAGCCGGAGTCTGGGGTTATCAAAGCGATGGTTCAATTAGATTAA
- a CDS encoding substrate-binding domain-containing protein, translating to MKSIKVVSFVLVTLLLFALTACFSSRTSEPSKNEEATIVPVATGEVEPANKEKKVVVGFTLQNLNNPFFIAMSKGATAGAILHGVDVITVSAEGDLAKQTAQIEDFIVKKVSVILLNAVDSKGIAGAVSQAKAAGIPVIAVDVGADGGVNTVVSSDNFLAGKLAGEYIVKRLNGKGNVVVIDGPPVSAVTDRIAGFKEAIKAAPGIRIVAQQNGYGNREMSVTMMETVLQVYKRGEIDAVFATNDPSGVGAKIAVEQANRDKEMFIVGVDGAPDAVNAIKEKKSFVATSAQYPFDMIKMAMDEGFKVLKGEKIEPLIKIPVDLITLDNVETYKGW from the coding sequence ATGAAAAGTATAAAAGTAGTATCATTTGTACTTGTTACATTGCTTTTATTTGCGCTTACAGCATGCTTTTCAAGTAGAACTTCTGAACCTTCAAAAAACGAAGAAGCAACGATAGTACCTGTAGCAACAGGAGAAGTAGAACCTGCAAATAAAGAGAAAAAAGTTGTAGTTGGATTTACTTTGCAAAATTTAAACAATCCCTTCTTTATTGCCATGTCTAAAGGCGCTACCGCAGGTGCTATCCTGCACGGTGTTGACGTAATTACTGTAAGTGCTGAAGGGGACTTGGCTAAACAAACAGCTCAAATTGAGGATTTTATTGTAAAAAAAGTAAGTGTGATTTTGCTAAATGCGGTAGACTCCAAAGGTATAGCAGGCGCTGTTAGTCAAGCTAAAGCGGCGGGAATCCCTGTCATTGCCGTTGACGTAGGCGCAGATGGTGGTGTGAACACGGTTGTCAGCTCAGATAACTTTCTCGCTGGAAAATTAGCAGGAGAATATATTGTTAAGCGTTTGAACGGCAAAGGTAATGTTGTTGTTATTGATGGTCCTCCAGTATCTGCTGTAACGGATCGTATCGCGGGGTTCAAAGAAGCCATTAAAGCGGCTCCTGGAATTAGAATAGTGGCTCAACAAAATGGATACGGCAATCGTGAAATGTCAGTTACCATGATGGAAACCGTGCTGCAAGTCTATAAAAGAGGGGAAATCGATGCTGTATTTGCAACGAATGACCCTTCAGGCGTTGGTGCTAAAATCGCGGTCGAACAAGCAAATCGTGACAAAGAGATGTTTATTGTTGGTGTAGACGGAGCCCCTGATGCCGTGAATGCGATAAAAGAAAAGAAAAGCTTTGTTGCAACCTCCGCACAGTATCCTTTTGATATGATTAAAATGGCGATGGATGAAGGCTTTAAAGTTCTTAAAGGTGAAAAGATAGAACCGTTAATTAAAATTCCTGTCGATTTGATCACGTTAGATAATGTAGAAACGTACAAAGGCTGGTAA
- a CDS encoding ABC transporter permease, protein MRTAKDFAQNKYLYVMMIPVIAFYLIFHYGPMYGAIIAFKEYSPMKGIVGSPWVGFDQFMSFFHSYYFWRILKNTVVISCYSLLFEFPAPIILALLINEVRHQTFRRIAQSVTYMPYFISLVVICGMVKDFTNSGGILNSWFSMMFGGDGHALLQKPEWFRPLYILSEIWQKVGWESIIYIAALMGIDQEQYEAARMDGAGRWRQIWNITIPGIMPTIMIMFILRMGNLLNVGFEKIILLYNPATYDTADVISSFVYRKGLLEFGWSYSSAVGLFNSLINLILLLSANKLSKKFSESSLW, encoded by the coding sequence ATGAGAACGGCCAAAGATTTTGCTCAAAACAAATACCTTTATGTCATGATGATTCCAGTCATCGCGTTTTATCTCATCTTTCACTATGGGCCCATGTACGGCGCGATCATTGCTTTTAAAGAATATTCCCCAATGAAAGGGATCGTGGGGAGCCCTTGGGTAGGATTTGATCAATTCATGTCATTCTTTCATTCTTATTATTTCTGGAGAATCTTGAAAAATACCGTAGTCATCAGCTGTTATTCTTTACTTTTTGAATTTCCAGCTCCGATTATTTTAGCGCTTCTCATTAACGAAGTTCGTCATCAAACATTTCGCCGTATTGCCCAATCCGTGACATACATGCCTTATTTTATTTCACTGGTTGTCATTTGCGGCATGGTGAAGGATTTTACGAACAGCGGTGGAATTTTGAATTCCTGGTTTTCGATGATGTTTGGTGGAGATGGGCATGCGCTGCTGCAAAAGCCAGAATGGTTTCGACCGCTCTATATTTTATCTGAAATATGGCAAAAAGTAGGGTGGGAATCGATTATATACATTGCCGCACTCATGGGAATCGACCAAGAGCAGTATGAAGCGGCTCGCATGGACGGGGCTGGACGGTGGAGGCAGATCTGGAACATTACGATTCCAGGTATTATGCCGACGATTATGATCATGTTCATTCTCCGCATGGGGAACTTGCTCAACGTAGGCTTTGAGAAAATCATTTTGTTATATAATCCTGCAACTTACGATACGGCCGACGTTATTTCCTCCTTCGTATACCGAAAAGGATTACTTGAATTTGGTTGGAGCTATAGCTCTGCCGTCGGTCTGTTCAACTCACTCATTAATCTAATTCTTCTGCTTTCGGCGAACAAACTCAGTAAAAAATTCAGCGAAAGCAGCCTTTGGTAG
- a CDS encoding LacI family DNA-binding transcriptional regulator — MSSIKDVADLAGVGVGTVSRVINNHSKVKPETREKVKAAIQKLKYIPNEVARNFKMQKSTMVALLLPSIWHPFFSELAYYIEDELDREGFKLILCNSGGKPDKELYYFDMLNQNKVAGIIGISYNDIEESVSTDIPIISIDRHFAKKITCVTSDNYTGGRIALRELLKAGAKKPAFLGSITPVYSETMLRKEGFIDEARSLGIEHIVYEEPDPVLDHKKYFENFFKAKVHRDVDGVFAITDLFAAKYIDTAKQYGIRTPDDVKVIGYDGIQDNKLFHPILSTIRQPVEEMARMSVKLLFRKMEGETLEQETYRIPVEYRAGETT; from the coding sequence GTGTCTAGCATCAAAGATGTTGCAGACTTGGCCGGGGTCGGAGTTGGCACTGTATCACGGGTTATCAATAATCATTCAAAGGTAAAGCCCGAAACGCGGGAAAAAGTCAAAGCCGCTATCCAGAAATTAAAGTATATACCAAACGAAGTGGCAAGAAACTTTAAAATGCAAAAATCGACCATGGTCGCACTACTGCTTCCAAGCATCTGGCATCCGTTTTTCTCGGAGCTCGCTTACTATATCGAGGACGAGCTCGACCGTGAAGGCTTCAAGCTCATTCTCTGCAACAGCGGTGGCAAGCCCGACAAAGAGTTATATTATTTCGATATGCTCAATCAGAACAAAGTGGCGGGAATAATAGGGATCAGCTACAACGACATTGAAGAGAGCGTCAGCACAGATATCCCGATTATTAGCATCGACCGGCATTTCGCCAAAAAAATCACTTGCGTCACTTCGGATAATTATACCGGCGGACGCATCGCCTTGCGCGAGCTATTGAAAGCAGGCGCGAAAAAACCGGCCTTTCTCGGATCGATCACTCCCGTTTACAGTGAAACCATGCTTCGCAAAGAAGGCTTTATCGACGAAGCCAGGTCATTGGGAATCGAGCATATTGTCTATGAGGAGCCCGATCCTGTTCTGGATCATAAGAAGTATTTCGAGAATTTCTTCAAAGCCAAAGTGCACCGGGATGTAGACGGCGTATTTGCCATTACGGATCTGTTTGCCGCCAAATACATCGATACCGCCAAGCAATATGGAATCCGCACTCCCGATGACGTGAAAGTTATAGGTTATGACGGCATCCAGGACAATAAATTGTTCCATCCGATTCTCTCCACGATCCGGCAGCCGGTCGAAGAAATGGCCCGAATGTCAGTAAAGTTGCTGTTTCGCAAAATGGAAGGAGAAACGCTGGAGCAAGAGACGTACCGAATTCCTGTTGAATATAGAGCCGGTGAGACGACTTAG
- a CDS encoding sigma-70 family RNA polymerase sigma factor has protein sequence MELETTLLRVHNLKKFDNTGEDLEDLISIGTIGLIKAIESFSPNKGTKLATFAARCIENEILMHLRSLKKTRKDVFLHDPIGTDKEGNEIALIDILGTEADDVVDKVQLKIEKSKIYRNLEILDDREKEVVVGRFGLELGGEERTHREIAKELGISRSYESRKSGGQQPIVDRFNSKVRRNK, from the coding sequence ATAGAATTAGAAACTACGTTGCTTCGAGTACACAACCTCAAAAAATTCGATAACACAGGAGAAGATCTCGAGGATTTGATCTCGATCGGGACGATCGGATTGATCAAGGCGATCGAATCGTTCTCGCCGAACAAAGGGACCAAGCTCGCCACATTTGCGGCACGCTGTATCGAGAACGAGATCTTGATGCATCTGAGATCGCTGAAGAAAACGAGGAAAGATGTTTTTTTGCATGATCCCATCGGAACGGACAAAGAGGGGAATGAAATTGCGTTGATCGACATCCTTGGCACGGAGGCAGATGATGTGGTGGATAAGGTTCAGCTCAAGATAGAGAAGAGCAAAATCTATCGTAATCTGGAAATCTTGGACGATCGCGAGAAGGAAGTCGTCGTTGGACGGTTCGGGTTAGAGCTCGGCGGCGAGGAGCGGACACATCGGGAGATAGCGAAGGAGCTGGGGATTAGCCGCTCCTATGAGTCGCGGAAATCGGGAGGTCAGCAGCCGATAGTTGATCGATTCAATTCAAAGGTCCGGAGGAACAAGTGA
- a CDS encoding carbohydrate ABC transporter permease, with product MMQQRSLSEKSFDVFVYIGLILLMVVTLYPLLYVAFASLSDSNDFLTHKGILWRPLGFNLESYKSVLTNPGIMTGYKNTLFILIVGVSINVLMTALGAYVLSRKNVMWNKAFLIFIVFTMFFNGGLIPLYLIVKGVGLVNSLWATIIPFAMNTFNLIIMRTSFMAIPETLEESAKIDGANHFTILFRLILPLSMPVIAVMILYYSVEKWNGWFYASIFLKDRDLFPLQVILREILISNSTDTMSAGASAGDRMQIGETIKYATIMVATLPVLCIYPFLQKYFVKGVMVGALKG from the coding sequence ATGATGCAGCAACGAAGCTTGAGTGAAAAATCCTTTGATGTATTCGTATATATCGGCTTGATTCTGCTAATGGTCGTTACTCTGTATCCGCTCCTTTATGTTGCCTTTGCTTCTTTAAGCGATAGCAATGACTTTTTAACACATAAGGGCATTCTCTGGAGACCGCTTGGATTTAATCTGGAGTCGTATAAAAGCGTGCTTACTAACCCCGGCATTATGACCGGCTACAAAAATACCCTTTTTATTCTAATTGTCGGAGTCAGCATTAACGTGTTGATGACAGCTTTGGGAGCCTACGTGCTCTCACGCAAAAATGTCATGTGGAATAAGGCATTTCTTATTTTTATTGTGTTCACGATGTTTTTTAACGGTGGCTTGATACCGCTTTATCTGATTGTCAAAGGTGTAGGTTTGGTCAACTCACTCTGGGCTACGATCATTCCGTTCGCCATGAATACGTTTAACCTCATTATCATGCGCACTTCGTTTATGGCGATTCCTGAAACGTTGGAAGAGTCGGCGAAAATCGATGGAGCTAATCATTTCACCATCTTGTTCCGTCTTATTCTTCCGCTGTCCATGCCTGTAATTGCTGTGATGATTCTATATTATTCGGTTGAAAAGTGGAATGGATGGTTTTACGCTTCGATATTCTTGAAAGATAGAGATTTATTTCCGCTTCAAGTCATTCTACGGGAAATTCTCATCTCCAATTCTACGGATACGATGTCTGCCGGGGCGTCGGCAGGGGATCGCATGCAAATCGGCGAAACGATCAAATACGCGACGATCATGGTAGCAACCTTGCCTGTTCTATGTATTTATCCATTCCTGCAGAAATATTTTGTTAAAGGTGTCATGGTAGGAGCATTAAAAGGCTGA